In Polynucleobacter arcticus, the following proteins share a genomic window:
- the gatB gene encoding Asp-tRNA(Asn)/Glu-tRNA(Gln) amidotransferase subunit GatB: MQWEVVIGLETHAQLQTQSKIFSGASTRFGAAPNTQACAVDLALPGVLPVLNREAVEHAIRFGLAVNAKIAPASIFARKNYFYPDLPKGYQISQMELPVVVGGHLEILVGDQVKIVELTRAHMEEDAGKSVHEEGFLGPHGEASSGIDLNRAGTPLLEIVTEPVMRSAAEAVAYAKALHTLVVWLGVCDGNMQEGSFRCDANVSVRPLGQKEFGTRCEIKNLNSFRFLEEAIQYEVRRQIELIEDGGSVVQETRLYDPDRQETRSMRSKEDANDYRYFPDPDLLPVVIDDAWIAAVRSNMPALPSQLREQWQSEFGLSAYDTQLLTQDRDTATFFEALLAIVGKSLAKAAANLIAGEFASSLNRAGMATADAPLKAEHLAPLLTRVADGTISNKIAKDIFAILWDEAIAGKAISTVDQVIDAKGLKQISDSGELGAMIDQVLAANEKSVEEFRSGKEKAFNALVGQIMKASQGKANPGQVNELLRKKLS, from the coding sequence ATGCAATGGGAAGTCGTTATTGGTCTAGAGACCCACGCGCAGCTACAAACACAATCCAAAATTTTTAGCGGTGCCAGCACACGCTTTGGAGCTGCTCCGAATACACAGGCTTGCGCGGTAGACTTGGCTTTGCCTGGTGTGTTGCCCGTGCTCAATCGTGAGGCAGTAGAGCATGCGATTCGTTTTGGCCTAGCAGTAAATGCCAAGATAGCGCCAGCGAGTATTTTCGCGCGCAAGAACTACTTCTATCCTGACCTGCCAAAGGGATATCAGATTAGTCAGATGGAGCTCCCTGTAGTCGTTGGAGGCCACTTGGAAATCTTGGTCGGCGATCAAGTGAAGATCGTTGAGCTGACACGTGCCCATATGGAAGAGGATGCGGGTAAGTCTGTTCATGAGGAGGGCTTCTTGGGTCCGCATGGCGAAGCATCTAGTGGCATCGATTTAAATCGTGCTGGCACACCATTGCTAGAGATTGTTACTGAACCAGTAATGCGTAGCGCTGCTGAGGCAGTGGCTTACGCAAAGGCTTTACATACTCTCGTCGTCTGGCTTGGGGTGTGCGATGGCAATATGCAAGAGGGATCTTTTCGTTGTGATGCCAACGTTTCTGTTCGGCCCCTGGGGCAAAAAGAATTCGGCACCCGTTGTGAAATTAAGAACTTAAACTCCTTCCGCTTCTTGGAAGAAGCGATTCAATATGAAGTGCGTCGACAAATTGAATTAATTGAAGATGGTGGCTCAGTCGTTCAGGAAACCCGTTTGTATGATCCTGACCGTCAAGAAACGCGTAGCATGCGCAGTAAAGAAGATGCCAATGACTATCGTTATTTTCCTGATCCAGATTTATTGCCGGTGGTGATTGATGATGCTTGGATTGCCGCAGTGCGCAGCAACATGCCGGCACTTCCATCACAGCTTCGCGAACAGTGGCAAAGTGAATTTGGTTTAAGCGCCTACGATACGCAATTGCTGACACAGGATCGAGATACAGCAACATTCTTTGAAGCGCTATTAGCTATTGTTGGCAAGTCTTTAGCAAAAGCGGCGGCCAACCTGATTGCGGGAGAGTTTGCATCATCACTCAATCGTGCTGGTATGGCTACAGCCGATGCCCCGCTCAAGGCAGAACACTTGGCACCACTACTTACTCGCGTGGCAGACGGCACGATCTCTAACAAGATTGCCAAAGATATCTTTGCGATTCTCTGGGATGAGGCTATCGCAGGCAAAGCTATTAGTACTGTAGATCAGGTAATTGATGCCAAAGGCTTGAAACAAATCAGCGATAGTGGTGAGCTAGGGGCCATGATTGATCAGGTTCTAGCCGCTAATGAGAAATCTGTTGAAGAGTTCCGATCTGGCAAAGAAAAAGCATTTAACGCCTTGGTGGGCCAGATTATGAAAGCCTCACAAGGCAAGGCTAATCCAGGTCAAGTCAATGAGTTGCTCCGTAAAAAGCTGAGCTAA
- a CDS encoding DUF167 domain-containing protein has translation MPIWLKQTPTGIALHLHCQPGAKLTKVVGLHDGCLKISLQAPALENKANEMLLAWLSKQLRVPQKQIQLLQGQNSHIKLVEIWGSITPEQIIEALSP, from the coding sequence ATGCCCATTTGGTTAAAACAAACCCCCACAGGCATTGCCCTTCATTTACATTGCCAGCCTGGTGCAAAGCTGACTAAGGTGGTTGGCCTGCATGATGGCTGCCTCAAGATATCTCTGCAGGCCCCCGCCTTAGAAAATAAGGCGAATGAGATGCTTTTGGCTTGGCTTTCCAAGCAATTAAGGGTGCCGCAAAAACAAATTCAGTTGCTACAAGGGCAAAATAGCCACATTAAGTTAGTTGAAATCTGGGGCTCAATCACCCCAGAGCAAATTATTGAAGCGCTTAGCCCTTAG
- the gatA gene encoding Asp-tRNA(Asn)/Glu-tRNA(Gln) amidotransferase subunit GatA: MSWHQTSIALMAKALAAKEVSSTELTRYFLDRIEAGKRFNAYLDVSAHLSLDQASDADKLIASGKGGKLTGIPVAHKDVFVTRGWKSTAASKMLEGYLSPFDATVVANLGIPSEKNPNGAGMVCLGKTNMDEFAMGSSNENSAYGPVLNPWNSEYVAGGSSGGSAAAVAAGLAPIATGSDTGGSIRQPAAFCGLTGIKPTYGRVSRYGMIAYASSLDQAGPMGKTAEDCALLLTAMSSHDPKDSTSLADSGEDYGRYLTQPWAEGNANLAKPLAGLRVGLPAEFFAEGLAQEVANAVNAAAKALQDLGAELVEVSLPKTKLSIPVYYVLAPAEASSNLSRFDGVRYGHRASEYRDLSDMYKKSRTEGFGAEVKRRILIGTYVLCHGYYDAYYLQAQKIRRIIAADFQAAFEKCDVILGPVAPDVAWRLGEKSKDPVQMYLEDIYTLSTNLAGLPAMSVPCGFNSSKLPIGMQLIGNYFSEARLLQVAHQYQQNSDWHLRQASEVA, encoded by the coding sequence ATGAGCTGGCATCAAACTTCTATCGCCTTAATGGCAAAAGCTTTGGCTGCCAAAGAGGTCTCCAGTACCGAGTTGACTCGCTACTTTTTAGATCGTATTGAGGCTGGAAAGCGCTTCAATGCATATCTTGATGTAAGTGCTCACTTAAGTTTAGATCAAGCTTCTGATGCAGACAAGCTAATAGCATCTGGTAAAGGTGGGAAGTTAACGGGTATCCCGGTAGCGCACAAAGATGTCTTTGTAACGCGTGGCTGGAAGTCCACGGCAGCCTCCAAAATGCTTGAGGGCTACCTCAGTCCGTTTGATGCCACTGTGGTCGCTAATTTGGGAATTCCTAGCGAAAAGAACCCCAATGGGGCCGGCATGGTTTGTCTGGGAAAAACCAATATGGATGAGTTTGCCATGGGTTCCTCAAATGAAAATTCTGCCTATGGACCGGTTCTCAATCCCTGGAATTCAGAATACGTAGCCGGCGGATCATCAGGGGGGTCTGCAGCAGCCGTTGCTGCAGGATTGGCACCAATTGCAACAGGTTCTGATACTGGCGGCTCCATACGCCAACCAGCCGCCTTTTGTGGATTAACTGGAATTAAGCCCACTTATGGGCGTGTATCCCGTTATGGGATGATTGCTTATGCCTCTTCTTTGGACCAGGCTGGCCCCATGGGTAAAACCGCCGAAGATTGCGCTTTACTCCTCACAGCGATGTCTTCCCATGATCCTAAAGATTCAACCTCTTTGGCCGATTCAGGGGAAGACTATGGTCGTTATCTGACCCAGCCCTGGGCAGAAGGCAATGCTAACTTAGCGAAACCGCTAGCAGGATTACGCGTTGGACTACCAGCAGAATTCTTTGCGGAAGGTCTTGCGCAAGAAGTAGCTAATGCAGTGAATGCTGCTGCCAAAGCGCTACAAGATCTTGGTGCAGAGCTTGTTGAGGTGAGCCTTCCAAAAACAAAACTGTCGATACCGGTGTATTACGTGTTGGCGCCTGCCGAAGCTTCAAGTAATTTGAGTCGCTTTGATGGTGTGCGTTACGGACATCGCGCCAGTGAATATCGTGACCTATCAGATATGTACAAGAAGTCACGTACTGAAGGTTTTGGTGCAGAAGTCAAGCGCCGTATTTTGATTGGCACATACGTCCTCTGTCATGGTTACTACGATGCCTATTATTTGCAGGCGCAAAAAATTCGTCGCATTATTGCGGCCGACTTTCAAGCGGCCTTTGAAAAATGCGATGTGATCTTAGGGCCAGTTGCACCTGATGTTGCATGGCGCTTGGGAGAAAAATCCAAAGATCCTGTACAGATGTATTTAGAGGATATTTATACACTCTCCACCAACTTAGCAGGATTGCCAGCGATGAGTGTGCCTTGCGGATTTAATTCTAGTAAGTTGCCTATTGGTATGCAGTTGATTGGTAATTATTTTTCTGAGGCGCGCTTGTTGCAAGTAGCGCACCAGTATCAGCAAAATAGTGACTGGCATTTGCGTCAAGCAAGCGAGGTGGCATGA
- the mreC gene encoding rod shape-determining protein MreC: MIVCLSISIALMLIDFRFKALDPIRNNVNWLLRPLEYVMMMPRNAYEASSEYFTTRGTLDKENQEMKVRQAELSLLANQSEFLQVENQNLRQLMDLQKQTPFKTLPVEILFNPPNPISQRIVVNRGSHDGLSLGTPIANDSGILGQVVRIYERSAEVSLLEDRDFAVPVQVARNGLRAAVFGAGRGNPLELRYLPVASDLEVGDVLITSGIDGVYPPGFAVAVISSIERSADKNSSNVFCVPVAPVNRYRQALALLYDPQWDAKASSATSKPGEPLTNTPGRRQTRARGMQ, translated from the coding sequence TTGATTGTCTGTCTATCGATCAGCATCGCATTGATGTTGATCGATTTTCGCTTTAAAGCGCTCGATCCCATTCGCAACAACGTCAACTGGCTGTTGCGACCACTAGAGTATGTGATGATGATGCCGCGCAATGCGTATGAAGCTTCATCGGAATATTTCACAACACGTGGAACGCTCGATAAAGAAAATCAAGAAATGAAAGTGCGGCAAGCAGAGCTCTCTTTGCTGGCCAATCAATCCGAATTTCTCCAGGTAGAAAATCAAAATTTGCGCCAATTAATGGACTTGCAAAAACAAACTCCCTTCAAAACCCTACCAGTAGAGATTTTGTTTAATCCACCTAATCCGATTTCTCAGCGCATCGTAGTCAACCGCGGAAGTCATGATGGCCTCAGTCTTGGCACCCCGATCGCCAATGACTCTGGCATCTTAGGTCAAGTGGTACGCATCTATGAGCGCTCCGCAGAAGTTTCTTTGTTAGAAGATCGTGACTTTGCTGTGCCTGTACAGGTAGCCCGCAACGGATTAAGAGCAGCAGTATTTGGTGCGGGGCGCGGCAACCCTCTCGAGCTTCGCTATCTTCCGGTTGCCAGCGATCTAGAAGTCGGCGATGTACTGATCACCTCAGGCATTGATGGCGTTTACCCACCCGGCTTTGCTGTTGCGGTGATTAGTAGCATTGAACGCAGTGCCGACAAAAACTCATCGAATGTATTTTGCGTGCCGGTAGCACCAGTGAACCGTTATCGCCAGGCCTTAGCATTACTATATGACCCGCAGTGGGATGCAAAGGCATCCTCTGCAACTAGTAAACCTGGTGAGCCACTGACAAATACACCTGGCCGTCGCCAAACTCGCGCACGGGGCATGCAATGA
- a CDS encoding aspartyl/asparaginyl beta-hydroxylase domain-containing protein: MELRHVIFLIFVVSAIYAYFRGKVRFGLVRSLTDYQVLLAPINALLYLFSKTKAGAFIPVADFPALKPLQDHWQIIRDEALALNADGAIAAATGYNDIGFNSFFRTGWKRFHLCWYGKEMPSAQLHCPKTVALLKSIPSIKAAMFASLPPGATLVRHRDPYAGSLRYHIGLVTPNDPKCFIDVDGERYYWKDGEPVMFDETYIHYAANETDHQRIVLFCDVERPVHTKLVQLLNRWFGRYVMSATSSQNVEGEKVGFVNILFKYFYYLRAQAKKLKAKQRSVYYIGKWVLILGILWALFW; the protein is encoded by the coding sequence ATGGAACTACGTCACGTCATCTTTCTGATCTTTGTTGTCTCGGCTATTTATGCCTACTTTAGAGGGAAGGTGCGATTTGGCTTAGTGCGCTCGCTAACTGACTATCAAGTACTTTTAGCGCCGATTAATGCTTTGCTTTACTTATTTTCCAAAACTAAGGCCGGGGCATTTATTCCAGTTGCAGACTTTCCTGCATTGAAACCACTTCAAGATCATTGGCAAATCATCCGGGATGAGGCGCTTGCCTTAAATGCAGATGGCGCTATCGCGGCCGCTACGGGATACAACGATATTGGATTTAACTCGTTTTTTCGTACAGGCTGGAAGCGCTTCCACCTCTGCTGGTATGGTAAAGAGATGCCATCCGCACAACTCCATTGCCCAAAAACTGTTGCACTTCTCAAATCAATACCCTCGATCAAAGCGGCCATGTTTGCCTCACTGCCACCAGGAGCAACGCTGGTAAGGCACAGAGACCCTTATGCCGGCTCTCTGCGATATCACATTGGCCTGGTTACCCCAAATGATCCCAAATGCTTTATTGACGTAGATGGCGAGCGCTATTACTGGAAGGATGGCGAGCCTGTGATGTTTGATGAAACCTACATTCACTATGCTGCGAATGAAACAGATCACCAACGTATCGTCCTATTTTGCGATGTAGAGCGCCCAGTTCATACTAAATTGGTGCAATTATTGAATCGCTGGTTTGGGCGCTATGTCATGAGCGCCACCTCCTCTCAGAACGTTGAGGGAGAGAAGGTGGGATTTGTAAACATTCTCTTTAAGTATTTCTACTACTTAAGAGCCCAGGCTAAAAAACTCAAAGCAAAACAGCGCAGCGTCTATTACATCGGCAAATGGGTTTTGATCTTAGGAATTTTGTGGGCCCTATTTTGGTAG
- the rodA gene encoding rod shape-determining protein RodA yields the protein MEKSAINKAKKIFLSIFSGLDRQLGLILLGLAAVGFITFLSASQNTPVRFEDELRNLALSFIVMWIVSRIPPKWLETAAVWIYGFGIALLIAVAIFGLIKKGARRWLNIGFVIQPSELMKIAMPLMLAWYFQKREGILKSWDYGVAAIILGIPVLLIARQPDLGTALLVFAAGMYVIILAGLPWKWILPFIGLGAFGIILIIIFGNTICAQDVVWPLVHNYQKHRVCTLLDPSSDPLGKGFHTIQSMIAIGSGGFFGKGWFQGTQSHLEFIPEKHTDFIFAVFSEEFGLLGNLVLLALFFALIKRGLAISASAPNLFTRLLGASVTLIFFTYAFVNIGMVSGLLPVVGVPLPFISYGGTALVTLGFGAGILMSIHRHRRLVQS from the coding sequence ATGGAAAAGAGCGCCATAAATAAAGCCAAGAAAATATTTCTCAGTATTTTTAGTGGACTGGATCGCCAGCTAGGCCTTATTCTGCTTGGCTTAGCGGCCGTTGGATTTATTACCTTTTTGTCTGCCAGTCAAAATACACCCGTTCGCTTTGAAGATGAACTGCGCAACCTAGCGCTGTCTTTTATTGTGATGTGGATAGTCTCTCGTATTCCACCAAAGTGGTTAGAGACAGCGGCTGTCTGGATTTATGGATTTGGCATTGCACTCCTCATTGCCGTAGCCATATTTGGGTTAATTAAAAAAGGTGCGAGACGATGGCTCAATATTGGATTTGTCATTCAACCTTCGGAACTCATGAAGATTGCCATGCCACTGATGTTGGCTTGGTATTTTCAAAAACGTGAGGGGATACTCAAGTCTTGGGACTATGGAGTAGCTGCGATCATTCTTGGCATACCGGTATTACTAATCGCACGCCAACCCGATTTAGGTACTGCACTGCTAGTTTTTGCTGCGGGCATGTATGTGATTATTCTTGCGGGCCTACCTTGGAAGTGGATTTTGCCGTTTATTGGTCTTGGCGCTTTTGGCATCATTCTCATTATTATTTTTGGCAATACTATTTGTGCACAGGATGTTGTCTGGCCACTGGTTCACAACTATCAAAAGCATCGGGTTTGCACTTTGCTCGATCCCAGTAGTGACCCCCTTGGAAAAGGATTTCATACTATTCAGTCGATGATTGCCATCGGCTCTGGTGGTTTTTTTGGCAAAGGTTGGTTTCAAGGCACACAATCACATCTAGAATTTATTCCAGAAAAACATACTGACTTTATATTTGCCGTGTTTTCAGAAGAATTTGGATTGCTAGGCAATTTGGTGCTGCTGGCACTGTTCTTTGCACTCATTAAAAGAGGTTTGGCTATCTCGGCAAGCGCACCCAATCTCTTTACTCGTTTACTCGGGGCATCAGTGACGCTGATTTTCTTTACTTACGCCTTTGTCAATATTGGCATGGTGAGTGGCTTATTGCCTGTTGTAGGCGTTCCACTTCCTTTTATTAGCTATGGTGGTACTGCGCTAGTTACCTTGGGTTTTGGGGCGGGTATTTTGATGAGCATCCATCGCCATCGACGGCTCGTACAGAGCTAG
- the mrdA gene encoding penicillin-binding protein 2: protein MVSFKKPDLDSFQERIHIATWFVTLCFLLLVTRLVWLQLVSHSKYALLAENNRIAVVPAPANRGLLIDRNGIVIGRNYSALTLDVNAAEIKGNVDELIDDLSKIVLISPRDRRNFKRSLEDSRKMGTFPLRSMLTEAETARFMANRYRFPGVEIRARSFREYPYNELASHLIGYIGRVSQRDKERMQAEIETSKTDDPDALQASFLPGIQYVGKIGLEQSYENVLRGVPGYDQVEITAGGKPVRTLSSSPSIPGKNVVLSVDIKLQYLVEQLYGNYRGAFVAIEPATGDILAFVSKPNFNPNDFVEGIDSVTWKELNDSPQKPLYNRPLKGIYPPGSTYKPFMALAALEKKMRTPSQSISDPGYFEFGNHTFRDDKKGGHGIVDMQKSIVESCDTYYYLLARDMGVNMMHDFMKPFGFGQVTGIDLKGESKGILPSTEWKKNTFKKPEQQKWYEGETISLGIGQGYNAFTILQLAHGMANLANNGIVMKPHLVKAIEDPFTRNRTLTTPKESYRIDLAPENIEIIKKALLEVNISGTSASVFKGAGYQAGGKTGTAQVFSLNSKEYNHGATAEFLRDHALYVAIAPIDKPTIVLALVVENAGFGAQHAAPIARKALDFYLEGKWPKEIPEWKRAP from the coding sequence ATGGTTTCCTTTAAAAAACCAGATCTCGATTCGTTTCAAGAGCGCATTCATATTGCGACTTGGTTTGTCACCCTCTGTTTCTTATTACTAGTGACTCGCTTAGTGTGGTTGCAGCTAGTAAGCCATAGCAAATACGCACTGCTCGCTGAAAATAATCGTATTGCTGTAGTGCCTGCACCAGCGAACCGCGGCCTTCTAATAGACCGTAATGGCATTGTGATTGGTAGAAACTATTCTGCCCTGACCTTGGATGTGAATGCCGCAGAGATTAAAGGTAATGTGGATGAGCTCATTGATGATCTTTCGAAAATCGTGCTGATTTCTCCAAGAGATCGCCGAAATTTCAAGCGATCGCTCGAAGATTCTCGAAAAATGGGGACATTTCCCCTGAGATCCATGCTCACTGAGGCTGAAACAGCCCGATTTATGGCCAATCGCTATCGCTTCCCTGGGGTTGAGATTCGCGCCCGGAGCTTTCGTGAGTACCCCTATAACGAGCTAGCCTCTCATTTAATCGGCTATATCGGACGTGTTTCTCAGCGTGATAAAGAGCGTATGCAGGCTGAAATTGAGACCTCTAAAACAGATGACCCCGATGCATTGCAGGCCTCTTTTTTGCCAGGCATCCAGTACGTTGGCAAGATTGGTTTAGAGCAAAGTTATGAAAATGTTCTTCGCGGTGTACCCGGGTATGACCAAGTAGAGATTACTGCTGGTGGCAAACCAGTACGAACACTCTCAAGCTCACCTTCTATACCCGGAAAAAATGTAGTGCTGTCAGTAGACATCAAGCTGCAGTATTTAGTCGAGCAACTCTACGGAAACTATCGTGGCGCATTTGTAGCGATTGAGCCTGCGACTGGCGATATCCTCGCCTTTGTCTCTAAGCCGAACTTCAACCCGAATGACTTTGTTGAAGGCATTGATTCAGTAACCTGGAAAGAGTTAAACGACTCCCCACAAAAGCCACTATATAACCGCCCGCTTAAAGGCATCTATCCACCAGGATCAACTTACAAACCCTTTATGGCGTTGGCTGCTTTAGAAAAAAAAATGCGCACGCCATCGCAATCGATTTCAGATCCTGGGTATTTTGAATTTGGAAATCATACTTTTCGGGATGACAAAAAAGGCGGGCATGGCATTGTCGACATGCAAAAATCAATTGTTGAGTCTTGCGACACTTACTACTACTTGCTCGCGCGAGACATGGGTGTGAATATGATGCATGACTTTATGAAACCCTTTGGGTTCGGCCAAGTTACTGGGATTGATTTAAAAGGTGAATCAAAGGGTATATTGCCATCGACTGAATGGAAGAAAAATACCTTCAAGAAACCTGAACAGCAAAAATGGTATGAAGGCGAAACCATTTCTCTGGGAATTGGTCAGGGGTATAACGCATTTACTATTTTGCAACTAGCCCACGGTATGGCAAATTTAGCAAACAATGGGATTGTGATGAAGCCGCACTTAGTGAAAGCGATTGAAGATCCATTTACTAGAAACCGCACCCTCACGACTCCAAAAGAAAGTTATCGCATCGATCTTGCTCCAGAAAATATTGAGATTATTAAAAAAGCATTACTTGAGGTGAATATCTCTGGAACATCTGCATCCGTATTTAAGGGTGCTGGATATCAAGCAGGTGGCAAAACAGGAACAGCCCAAGTCTTTAGCTTAAATTCAAAAGAGTACAACCATGGAGCCACTGCAGAATTTTTAAGAGACCATGCTTTGTATGTTGCAATTGCTCCGATAGATAAGCCAACTATTGTGCTTGCTTTAGTTGTAGAGAATGCGGGATTTGGAGCGCAGCATGCCGCACCGATTGCACGTAAAGCGCTAGATTTTTATCTTGAAGGTAAGTGGCCAAAGGAGATTCCTGAATGGAAAAGAGCGCCATAA
- the gatC gene encoding Asp-tRNA(Asn)/Glu-tRNA(Gln) amidotransferase subunit GatC, which produces MKLDDVQRIAHLSSLDLSQAEAEAVLPQLQAVFALVEEMQAVDTSGLAPLAHPILFLRDLAQPLRTDTVTESDERAQNMQSAPAEQEGYFLVPRVIE; this is translated from the coding sequence ATGAAACTTGATGATGTCCAGCGCATTGCGCACCTTTCCAGCCTTGACTTAAGTCAGGCAGAAGCCGAGGCAGTTTTGCCCCAACTGCAGGCTGTTTTTGCCTTAGTTGAGGAGATGCAGGCTGTCGATACCAGCGGCCTCGCCCCTTTGGCCCACCCTATTCTCTTCTTGCGTGATTTAGCCCAACCTCTGCGCACAGATACTGTTACCGAGTCTGATGAGCGCGCTCAAAACATGCAATCTGCCCCTGCTGAGCAGGAGGGTTATTTCTTGGTTCCGAGGGTGATTGAATGA
- the mreD gene encoding rod shape-determining protein MreD: MIDFQSGYILRPANPIFVYFSLFCALLLNLLPIGNYGWVPDWLIICIVFWNIHQHRYVGVIIAFILGLLMDVHNSDLLGLHAFSYSLIAYLAISWHRRIIALSVLTQALHLLPIFLLVSLFPVIAHWLLSGEIYWWALTGAIQALIEALLWPLATRILLSPQRRPIDVDHNRPI, from the coding sequence ATGATTGATTTTCAAAGCGGCTATATCCTGCGTCCCGCCAATCCGATCTTTGTTTACTTCAGCTTGTTTTGTGCGCTTCTATTAAATCTTTTGCCTATTGGTAACTACGGCTGGGTGCCAGACTGGTTGATTATCTGTATCGTATTTTGGAATATCCACCAGCATCGTTATGTGGGCGTGATCATCGCCTTTATTCTTGGCTTGCTGATGGATGTTCACAACTCGGACCTATTGGGTCTTCATGCTTTTAGCTACTCATTGATTGCTTATCTTGCAATCTCTTGGCATCGACGCATTATTGCCTTGTCGGTTCTCACTCAAGCTTTGCACCTATTACCTATCTTCTTATTAGTGTCGCTATTTCCAGTGATTGCACACTGGTTATTGAGTGGTGAGATTTATTGGTGGGCATTGACTGGTGCCATTCAAGCGCTGATCGAGGCATTATTGTGGCCTTTAGCAACGCGCATCCTGCTGTCACCTCAACGTCGTCCAATTGACGTTGATCATAATCGCCCCATTTAG
- a CDS encoding HU family DNA-binding protein → MNKAELIAAIAGDAEISKAKAEFALNSAIEQIIKAVTKGDSVQLIGFGTFASGKRAARMGRNPKTGEPLKIAAAKTVKFSAGKAFKDSVNKRKK, encoded by the coding sequence TTGAACAAAGCAGAACTAATCGCAGCTATTGCTGGCGATGCTGAGATCTCAAAAGCCAAAGCTGAATTTGCATTGAATTCTGCTATTGAGCAAATTATTAAAGCTGTTACTAAAGGCGACTCAGTTCAGCTGATCGGTTTTGGTACTTTCGCTTCTGGTAAGCGCGCTGCACGTATGGGCCGTAACCCAAAAACTGGCGAGCCACTCAAAATTGCCGCTGCTAAAACTGTCAAGTTTTCTGCTGGTAAGGCATTCAAAGATTCAGTAAACAAGCGTAAGAAGTAA
- a CDS encoding rod shape-determining protein, with product MFGFFRSYFSNDLAIDLGTANTLIYMRERGIVLDEPSVVAIRTEGGPNGKKTILAVGKEAKAMLGRVPGNIEAIRPMKDGVIADFTITEQMLKQFIKLVHESKLLKPSPRIIICVPCGSTQVERRAIRESALGAGASQVFLIEEPMAAAIGAGLPVSEAAGSMVVDIGGGTTEVGVMSLGGMVYKGSVRVGGDKFDEAITNYIRRNYGMLIGEQTAELIKKTIGSAFPGTEVREMEVKGRNLSEGIPRSFTVTSNEVLEALTDPLNQIVTAVKAALEQIPPELASDIAERGMMLTGGGALLRDLDRLLLEETGLPIHVAEDPLTCVARGCGIALERMDKLGGVFSQE from the coding sequence ATGTTTGGTTTTTTCCGCAGCTACTTTTCTAATGACCTGGCCATCGACCTAGGCACCGCTAACACCCTAATTTACATGCGTGAACGGGGTATTGTGCTTGATGAACCGTCCGTTGTGGCAATTCGCACCGAGGGTGGCCCAAATGGCAAAAAAACCATTTTGGCGGTTGGAAAAGAAGCAAAAGCGATGTTAGGACGCGTTCCAGGCAATATTGAGGCGATTCGCCCTATGAAAGACGGTGTTATTGCCGATTTCACTATTACCGAACAAATGCTCAAGCAGTTTATTAAGCTTGTGCACGAAAGTAAGTTACTAAAGCCTAGCCCTCGAATCATTATTTGCGTTCCATGCGGCTCTACTCAGGTTGAGCGTCGTGCGATTCGCGAATCTGCATTGGGCGCAGGCGCATCACAAGTGTTTTTGATTGAAGAGCCTATGGCTGCAGCGATCGGCGCTGGTTTGCCAGTCTCCGAAGCGGCTGGTTCGATGGTCGTTGACATTGGTGGTGGCACAACTGAAGTTGGCGTGATGTCATTGGGTGGCATGGTTTACAAAGGCTCCGTTCGTGTTGGTGGTGATAAGTTTGATGAAGCCATCACCAATTACATCCGTCGTAACTACGGTATGTTGATCGGCGAACAAACTGCTGAGTTGATTAAGAAAACTATTGGCTCTGCCTTCCCAGGTACAGAAGTTCGCGAGATGGAAGTAAAAGGCCGAAATCTTTCAGAAGGTATCCCGCGCAGCTTTACTGTAACCAGCAATGAAGTGTTGGAAGCTTTGACAGATCCTTTGAATCAAATTGTGACTGCAGTGAAAGCAGCTCTAGAGCAAATTCCTCCAGAACTCGCATCCGATATCGCTGAGCGCGGCATGATGCTGACCGGTGGTGGCGCGTTGTTGCGTGACCTCGATCGCTTGCTGCTGGAAGAAACTGGCCTCCCGATTCATGTTGCAGAAGATCCCCTCACTTGCGTTGCTCGTGGTTGCGGTATTGCCTTAGAGCGCATGGACAAGCTGGGTGGCGTATTCTCACAAGAGTAA